From the genome of Brienomyrus brachyistius isolate T26 chromosome 8, BBRACH_0.4, whole genome shotgun sequence, one region includes:
- the sycp1 gene encoding synaptonemal complex protein 1 isoform X1 — MEKERPFNFKLLVPPRISTGQVFAVRPQEVTPHTSGTMQPVQAPSKCSQKDLNNLFQNTSMVASSKSFKSDAAKKIAVMPMGKEEKISVSSDLCSKLLEEFEKINSWKLELDSEIARKDKLLHENKRTIENQRKAIQELQFENETLSIKLENQMCENAELKNKGSETQNLCTILNDAFERSVEKMSLFESERLETHELFIQNSETIQRIINAFEGLRDQTESDKLKFKEELKQYEDIEQRFQEELKMKEEEVAILWVKMNDKDNKLQEVLKNFRDKEEDCIQLQEAARQHYEMLQMSKQDHELLLKKLQKTEESQKDIEEKRQSLETALQKKEMEYIKTVAEKDSTLDELYKIKDEQKGKLLQIQTTAQELQESLRSEMQRTKDLEEELMIKASELGETVQHKVAKENEIKILREDMDVMSKSLILLEEKLQTEATKVSQLDMDLKNKNLEISELLNKACITSVEKEFAEKALNSLQEELMNLKEIAQKSETKLCEMAEKLHVAQSNELQLAEENNQLKKNIEQNEYKEVMAIFNKFQLQNERITEQAEGSSPEKENNAEEETEKEIERLKEENIRLRDVLEPLKLRVEEQDEKMMKMQENYEECLNSSKLKTEKKTKAYNECLKANNNLKKQLATEREKCNKLDTEVNEIKEQLKNIQSLNNDKLTKLQAEIKMNAVTESELYKKVEKLNLEAQEAVRIKEETEIKCQHKISDMVALMEKHKNQYDKMIEEKDSELDNRRLKEAEANASYTSLVLELSETKIENLNLKRQLENEVRDKDKLKQEITDLNLRIKSVQEDVKEKTPQHNIREICCSASQETQSSVRFMRKSALSTKKAENGTDITDSFLGPSENFMKTPPIKESGRENLKTQSCISLKKAKTTPRIKSYRIRTPPSTGKSVPWIKTVLEFDSTSDSSEQQDLLSFLVEGEPNVKKAGDYGISMHHPKSPTVSKSPGVALKLAAVKRMRDAGWTAVTSADMKKKKKASEKIFA; from the exons ATGGAGAAGGAAAGACCGTTTAACTTCAAGCTTTTGGTGCCACCAAGGATCAGTACCGGACAGGTGTTTGCAGTCAGACCTCAAGAAGTTACTCCACATACCTCTGGCACTATGCAGCCAGTACAG GCTCCCAGTAAGTGCTCTCAGAAAGATTTGAACAATCTATTTCAAAATACTAGTATGGTTGCTTCCTCAAAATCTTTCAAGTCAG ATGCAGCAAAAAAGATTGCTGTAATGCCAATGGGAAAAGAAGAG aAAATTTCAGTGTCAAGTGATTTGTGTTCTAAGCTTTTGGAAGaatttgaaaaaataaatagcTGGAAACTTGAACTTGATTCAGAAATTGCACGAAAGGACAAATTATTGCACGAGAACAAAAGAACAATTGAAAATCAACGCAAAGCAATTCAGGAGCTACAG TTTGAAAATGAGACCCTTAGCATAAAACTGGAGAATCAAATGTGTGAAAATGCAGAGCTGAAAAACAA AGGCAGTGAAACCCAAAATCTGTGTACTATTCTGAATGATGCTTTTGAGAGATCAGTAGAGAAGATGAGTTTAT TTGAATCTGAGCGGCTGGAAACCCATGAACTCTTTATACAAAACAGTGAAACCATTCAG AGGATTATCAATGCATTTGAGGGCCTTCGTGATCAAACTGAATCTgataaattaaaat TCAAGGAAGAGCTCAAACAATATGAGGATATTGAGCAGAGGTTTCAAgaggaattaaaaatgaaagaagAAGAG GTTGCAATACTTTGGGTGAAAATGAATGACAAAGATAACAAACTCCAAGAGGTACTTAAAAACTTTCGGGATAAGGAAGAGGACTGCATTCAGTTACAAGAAGCAGCAA GGCAACACTATGAAATGCTTCAAATGTCCAAACAAGACCATGAGCTGCTGCTTAAAAAGTTACAGAAAACAGAAGAATCTCAAAAAGACATTGAG GAAAAAAGGCAAAGTCTTGAAACTGCTTTACAGAAAAAGGAAATGGAATATATCAAAACTGTCGCAGAAAAGGACAGTACTCTGGATGAGCTTTATAAAATTAAAGATGAACAAAAAGGAAAACTTTTGCAAATTCAAACCACGGCCCAGGAACTTCAAGAATCACTGAGATCTGAAATGCAAAG GACAAAAGATCTTGAAGAGGAATTGATGATAAAAGCCAGTGAATTAG GAGAAACAGTACAACATAAAGTAGCAAAAGAAAACGAGATAAAAATTCTTAGAGAGGATATG GATGTAATGTCAAAATCTCTAATACTATTAGAAGAGAAATTGCAAACAGAGGCAACAAAGGTGTCACAACTTGACATGGACCTTAAGAATAAAAATTTGGAAATTTCCGAATTATTG AATAAAGCTTGTATAACATCAGTTGAAAAGGAATTTGCTGAGAAGGCCCTGAACAGTTTACAAGAAGAACTGATGAATTTGAAGGAAATTGCTCAGAAGAGTGAG ACCAAATTGTGTGAAATGGCAGAGAAGTTACATGTTGCACAAAGCAATGAACTACAACTTGCAGAAGAAAATAATCAGTTAAAAAAGAACATTGAACA GAATGAGTACAAGGAGGTCATGGCAATCTTCAACAAATTCCAGCTTCAAAATGAGAGAATTACTGAACAAGCAGAAGGTTCATCACCTGAAAAG GAAAATAatgcagaggaggaaactgaaaAAGAAATAGAGAGATTAAAAGAGGAAAACATTCGACTCAG AGATGTACTGGAACCACTGAAGTTAAGAGTCGAAGAACAAGATGAAAAGATGATGAAAATGCAAGAAAATTATGAAGAATGT ctaaattcatcaaaactaaaaacagaaaaaaaaacaaaagcttaCAATGAATGCCTAAAAGCG AAtaacaatttaaaaaaacagcTGGCAACAGAAAGAGAGAAATGCAATAAACTTGACACTGAG GTGAATGAAATTAAAGAACAAttgaaaaatattcaaagtcttAACAATGACAAGCTTACGAAGTTACAGGCAGAAATTAAAATGAATGCTGTGACTGAGTCTGAGCTGTATAAGAAG GTAGAAAAGCTTAACCTTGAAGCGCAGGAAGCTGTTCGAATCAAAGAGGAGACAGAAATCAAGTGCCAGCACAAGATATCTGACATGGTGGCCTTAATGGAAAAGCACAAG AATCAGTATGACAAGATGATTGAAGAAAAAGATTCTGAGCTTGATAACAGGAGACTTAAAGAAGCTGAAGCAAATGCTAGTTACACCTCATTG GTGCTGGAACTTTCAGAGACAAAAATTgagaatttaaatttaaaacggCAGCTTGAAAATGAAGTGAGAGACAAG GACAAACTTAAACAGGAAATTACAGATTTGAACTTAAGAATTAAGTCTGTGCAGGAGGACGTGAAAGAGAAG ACACCTCAACATAACATCAGAGAAATATGTTGCAGTGCAAGCCAGGAAACACAGTCTTCAGTCAGGTTCATGAGGAAATCAGCATTATCTACGAAGAAGGCAGAAAATGGCACTGATATTACAGATTCATTTCTGGGTCCTTCCGAAAACTTTATGAAAACACCACCAATTAAA GAGTCAGGAAGAGAAAACTTAAAAACTCAGTCCTGCATTTCACTCAAAAAGGCAAAGACCACACCACGGATTAAG TCATACAGAATACGTACACCACCTTCTACTGGAAAATCTGTGCCCTGGATTAAAACTGTCCTGGAATTTGACTCTACATCTGATAGCTCTGAACAACAGGATTTACTG AGTTTTCTTGTTGAAGGTGAGCCCAATGTTAAGAAGGCAGGTGATTATGGAATATCTATGCATCATCCAAAG AGTCCCACTGTGTCTAAATCCCCTGGGGTGGCTTTGAAACTGGCAGCAGTGAAAAGAATGAGAGATGCTGGATGGACAGCTGTAACCAGTGCAGAtatgaaaaagaagaaaaaagcatctGAAAAAATTTTTGCTTAG
- the sycp1 gene encoding synaptonemal complex protein 1 isoform X6 gives MCENAELKNKGSETQNLCTILNDAFERSVEKMSLFESERLETHELFIQNSETIQRIINAFEGLRDQTESDKLKFKEELKQYEDIEQRFQEELKMKEEEVAILWVKMNDKDNKLQEVLKNFRDKEEDCIQLQEAARQHYEMLQMSKQDHELLLKKLQKTEESQKDIEEKRQSLETALQKKEMEYIKTVAEKDSTLDELYKIKDEQKGKLLQIQTTAQELQESLRSEMQRTKDLEEELMIKASELGETVQHKVAKENEIKILREDMDVMSKSLILLEEKLQTEATKVSQLDMDLKNKNLEISELLNKACITSVEKEFAEKALNSLQEELMNLKEIAQKSETKLCEMAEKLHVAQSNELQLAEENNQLKKNIEQNEYKEVMAIFNKFQLQNERITEQAEGSSPEKENNAEEETEKEIERLKEENIRLRDVLEPLKLRVEEQDEKMMKMQENYEECLNSSKLKTEKKTKAYNECLKANNNLKKQLATEREKCNKLDTEVNEIKEQLKNIQSLNNDKLTKLQAEIKMNAVTESELYKKVEKLNLEAQEAVRIKEETEIKCQHKISDMVALMEKHKNQYDKMIEEKDSELDNRRLKEAEANASYTSLVLELSETKIENLNLKRQLENEVRDKDKLKQEITDLNLRIKSVQEDVKEKTPQHNIREICCSASQETQSSVRFMRKSALSTKKAENGTDITDSFLGPSENFMKTPPIKESGRENLKTQSCISLKKAKTTPRIKSYRIRTPPSTGKSVPWIKTVLEFDSTSDSSEQQDLLSFLVEGEPNVKKAGDYGISMHHPKSPTVSKSPGVALKLAAVKRMRDAGWTAVTSADMKKKKKASEKIFA, from the exons ATGTGTGAAAATGCAGAGCTGAAAAACAA AGGCAGTGAAACCCAAAATCTGTGTACTATTCTGAATGATGCTTTTGAGAGATCAGTAGAGAAGATGAGTTTAT TTGAATCTGAGCGGCTGGAAACCCATGAACTCTTTATACAAAACAGTGAAACCATTCAG AGGATTATCAATGCATTTGAGGGCCTTCGTGATCAAACTGAATCTgataaattaaaat TCAAGGAAGAGCTCAAACAATATGAGGATATTGAGCAGAGGTTTCAAgaggaattaaaaatgaaagaagAAGAG GTTGCAATACTTTGGGTGAAAATGAATGACAAAGATAACAAACTCCAAGAGGTACTTAAAAACTTTCGGGATAAGGAAGAGGACTGCATTCAGTTACAAGAAGCAGCAA GGCAACACTATGAAATGCTTCAAATGTCCAAACAAGACCATGAGCTGCTGCTTAAAAAGTTACAGAAAACAGAAGAATCTCAAAAAGACATTGAG GAAAAAAGGCAAAGTCTTGAAACTGCTTTACAGAAAAAGGAAATGGAATATATCAAAACTGTCGCAGAAAAGGACAGTACTCTGGATGAGCTTTATAAAATTAAAGATGAACAAAAAGGAAAACTTTTGCAAATTCAAACCACGGCCCAGGAACTTCAAGAATCACTGAGATCTGAAATGCAAAG GACAAAAGATCTTGAAGAGGAATTGATGATAAAAGCCAGTGAATTAG GAGAAACAGTACAACATAAAGTAGCAAAAGAAAACGAGATAAAAATTCTTAGAGAGGATATG GATGTAATGTCAAAATCTCTAATACTATTAGAAGAGAAATTGCAAACAGAGGCAACAAAGGTGTCACAACTTGACATGGACCTTAAGAATAAAAATTTGGAAATTTCCGAATTATTG AATAAAGCTTGTATAACATCAGTTGAAAAGGAATTTGCTGAGAAGGCCCTGAACAGTTTACAAGAAGAACTGATGAATTTGAAGGAAATTGCTCAGAAGAGTGAG ACCAAATTGTGTGAAATGGCAGAGAAGTTACATGTTGCACAAAGCAATGAACTACAACTTGCAGAAGAAAATAATCAGTTAAAAAAGAACATTGAACA GAATGAGTACAAGGAGGTCATGGCAATCTTCAACAAATTCCAGCTTCAAAATGAGAGAATTACTGAACAAGCAGAAGGTTCATCACCTGAAAAG GAAAATAatgcagaggaggaaactgaaaAAGAAATAGAGAGATTAAAAGAGGAAAACATTCGACTCAG AGATGTACTGGAACCACTGAAGTTAAGAGTCGAAGAACAAGATGAAAAGATGATGAAAATGCAAGAAAATTATGAAGAATGT ctaaattcatcaaaactaaaaacagaaaaaaaaacaaaagcttaCAATGAATGCCTAAAAGCG AAtaacaatttaaaaaaacagcTGGCAACAGAAAGAGAGAAATGCAATAAACTTGACACTGAG GTGAATGAAATTAAAGAACAAttgaaaaatattcaaagtcttAACAATGACAAGCTTACGAAGTTACAGGCAGAAATTAAAATGAATGCTGTGACTGAGTCTGAGCTGTATAAGAAG GTAGAAAAGCTTAACCTTGAAGCGCAGGAAGCTGTTCGAATCAAAGAGGAGACAGAAATCAAGTGCCAGCACAAGATATCTGACATGGTGGCCTTAATGGAAAAGCACAAG AATCAGTATGACAAGATGATTGAAGAAAAAGATTCTGAGCTTGATAACAGGAGACTTAAAGAAGCTGAAGCAAATGCTAGTTACACCTCATTG GTGCTGGAACTTTCAGAGACAAAAATTgagaatttaaatttaaaacggCAGCTTGAAAATGAAGTGAGAGACAAG GACAAACTTAAACAGGAAATTACAGATTTGAACTTAAGAATTAAGTCTGTGCAGGAGGACGTGAAAGAGAAG ACACCTCAACATAACATCAGAGAAATATGTTGCAGTGCAAGCCAGGAAACACAGTCTTCAGTCAGGTTCATGAGGAAATCAGCATTATCTACGAAGAAGGCAGAAAATGGCACTGATATTACAGATTCATTTCTGGGTCCTTCCGAAAACTTTATGAAAACACCACCAATTAAA GAGTCAGGAAGAGAAAACTTAAAAACTCAGTCCTGCATTTCACTCAAAAAGGCAAAGACCACACCACGGATTAAG TCATACAGAATACGTACACCACCTTCTACTGGAAAATCTGTGCCCTGGATTAAAACTGTCCTGGAATTTGACTCTACATCTGATAGCTCTGAACAACAGGATTTACTG AGTTTTCTTGTTGAAGGTGAGCCCAATGTTAAGAAGGCAGGTGATTATGGAATATCTATGCATCATCCAAAG AGTCCCACTGTGTCTAAATCCCCTGGGGTGGCTTTGAAACTGGCAGCAGTGAAAAGAATGAGAGATGCTGGATGGACAGCTGTAACCAGTGCAGAtatgaaaaagaagaaaaaagcatctGAAAAAATTTTTGCTTAG
- the sycp1 gene encoding synaptonemal complex protein 1 isoform X2, whose product MEKERPFNFKLLVPPRISTGQVFAVRPQEVTPHTSGTMQPVQAPSKCSQKDLNNLFQNTSMVASSKSFKSDAAKKIAVMPMGKEEKISVSSDLCSKLLEEFEKINSWKLELDSEIARKDKLLHENKRTIENQRKAIQELQFENETLSIKLENQMCENAELKNKGSETQNLCTILNDAFERSVEKMSLFESERLETHELFIQNSETIQRIINAFEGLRDQTESDKLKFKEELKQYEDIEQRFQEELKMKEEEVAILWVKMNDKDNKLQEVLKNFRDKEEDCIQLQEAARQHYEMLQMSKQDHELLLKKLQKTEESQKDIEKKEMEYIKTVAEKDSTLDELYKIKDEQKGKLLQIQTTAQELQESLRSEMQRTKDLEEELMIKASELGETVQHKVAKENEIKILREDMDVMSKSLILLEEKLQTEATKVSQLDMDLKNKNLEISELLNKACITSVEKEFAEKALNSLQEELMNLKEIAQKSETKLCEMAEKLHVAQSNELQLAEENNQLKKNIEQNEYKEVMAIFNKFQLQNERITEQAEGSSPEKENNAEEETEKEIERLKEENIRLRDVLEPLKLRVEEQDEKMMKMQENYEECLNSSKLKTEKKTKAYNECLKANNNLKKQLATEREKCNKLDTEVNEIKEQLKNIQSLNNDKLTKLQAEIKMNAVTESELYKKVEKLNLEAQEAVRIKEETEIKCQHKISDMVALMEKHKNQYDKMIEEKDSELDNRRLKEAEANASYTSLVLELSETKIENLNLKRQLENEVRDKDKLKQEITDLNLRIKSVQEDVKEKTPQHNIREICCSASQETQSSVRFMRKSALSTKKAENGTDITDSFLGPSENFMKTPPIKESGRENLKTQSCISLKKAKTTPRIKSYRIRTPPSTGKSVPWIKTVLEFDSTSDSSEQQDLLSFLVEGEPNVKKAGDYGISMHHPKSPTVSKSPGVALKLAAVKRMRDAGWTAVTSADMKKKKKASEKIFA is encoded by the exons ATGGAGAAGGAAAGACCGTTTAACTTCAAGCTTTTGGTGCCACCAAGGATCAGTACCGGACAGGTGTTTGCAGTCAGACCTCAAGAAGTTACTCCACATACCTCTGGCACTATGCAGCCAGTACAG GCTCCCAGTAAGTGCTCTCAGAAAGATTTGAACAATCTATTTCAAAATACTAGTATGGTTGCTTCCTCAAAATCTTTCAAGTCAG ATGCAGCAAAAAAGATTGCTGTAATGCCAATGGGAAAAGAAGAG aAAATTTCAGTGTCAAGTGATTTGTGTTCTAAGCTTTTGGAAGaatttgaaaaaataaatagcTGGAAACTTGAACTTGATTCAGAAATTGCACGAAAGGACAAATTATTGCACGAGAACAAAAGAACAATTGAAAATCAACGCAAAGCAATTCAGGAGCTACAG TTTGAAAATGAGACCCTTAGCATAAAACTGGAGAATCAAATGTGTGAAAATGCAGAGCTGAAAAACAA AGGCAGTGAAACCCAAAATCTGTGTACTATTCTGAATGATGCTTTTGAGAGATCAGTAGAGAAGATGAGTTTAT TTGAATCTGAGCGGCTGGAAACCCATGAACTCTTTATACAAAACAGTGAAACCATTCAG AGGATTATCAATGCATTTGAGGGCCTTCGTGATCAAACTGAATCTgataaattaaaat TCAAGGAAGAGCTCAAACAATATGAGGATATTGAGCAGAGGTTTCAAgaggaattaaaaatgaaagaagAAGAG GTTGCAATACTTTGGGTGAAAATGAATGACAAAGATAACAAACTCCAAGAGGTACTTAAAAACTTTCGGGATAAGGAAGAGGACTGCATTCAGTTACAAGAAGCAGCAA GGCAACACTATGAAATGCTTCAAATGTCCAAACAAGACCATGAGCTGCTGCTTAAAAAGTTACAGAAAACAGAAGAATCTCAAAAAGACATTGAG AAAAAGGAAATGGAATATATCAAAACTGTCGCAGAAAAGGACAGTACTCTGGATGAGCTTTATAAAATTAAAGATGAACAAAAAGGAAAACTTTTGCAAATTCAAACCACGGCCCAGGAACTTCAAGAATCACTGAGATCTGAAATGCAAAG GACAAAAGATCTTGAAGAGGAATTGATGATAAAAGCCAGTGAATTAG GAGAAACAGTACAACATAAAGTAGCAAAAGAAAACGAGATAAAAATTCTTAGAGAGGATATG GATGTAATGTCAAAATCTCTAATACTATTAGAAGAGAAATTGCAAACAGAGGCAACAAAGGTGTCACAACTTGACATGGACCTTAAGAATAAAAATTTGGAAATTTCCGAATTATTG AATAAAGCTTGTATAACATCAGTTGAAAAGGAATTTGCTGAGAAGGCCCTGAACAGTTTACAAGAAGAACTGATGAATTTGAAGGAAATTGCTCAGAAGAGTGAG ACCAAATTGTGTGAAATGGCAGAGAAGTTACATGTTGCACAAAGCAATGAACTACAACTTGCAGAAGAAAATAATCAGTTAAAAAAGAACATTGAACA GAATGAGTACAAGGAGGTCATGGCAATCTTCAACAAATTCCAGCTTCAAAATGAGAGAATTACTGAACAAGCAGAAGGTTCATCACCTGAAAAG GAAAATAatgcagaggaggaaactgaaaAAGAAATAGAGAGATTAAAAGAGGAAAACATTCGACTCAG AGATGTACTGGAACCACTGAAGTTAAGAGTCGAAGAACAAGATGAAAAGATGATGAAAATGCAAGAAAATTATGAAGAATGT ctaaattcatcaaaactaaaaacagaaaaaaaaacaaaagcttaCAATGAATGCCTAAAAGCG AAtaacaatttaaaaaaacagcTGGCAACAGAAAGAGAGAAATGCAATAAACTTGACACTGAG GTGAATGAAATTAAAGAACAAttgaaaaatattcaaagtcttAACAATGACAAGCTTACGAAGTTACAGGCAGAAATTAAAATGAATGCTGTGACTGAGTCTGAGCTGTATAAGAAG GTAGAAAAGCTTAACCTTGAAGCGCAGGAAGCTGTTCGAATCAAAGAGGAGACAGAAATCAAGTGCCAGCACAAGATATCTGACATGGTGGCCTTAATGGAAAAGCACAAG AATCAGTATGACAAGATGATTGAAGAAAAAGATTCTGAGCTTGATAACAGGAGACTTAAAGAAGCTGAAGCAAATGCTAGTTACACCTCATTG GTGCTGGAACTTTCAGAGACAAAAATTgagaatttaaatttaaaacggCAGCTTGAAAATGAAGTGAGAGACAAG GACAAACTTAAACAGGAAATTACAGATTTGAACTTAAGAATTAAGTCTGTGCAGGAGGACGTGAAAGAGAAG ACACCTCAACATAACATCAGAGAAATATGTTGCAGTGCAAGCCAGGAAACACAGTCTTCAGTCAGGTTCATGAGGAAATCAGCATTATCTACGAAGAAGGCAGAAAATGGCACTGATATTACAGATTCATTTCTGGGTCCTTCCGAAAACTTTATGAAAACACCACCAATTAAA GAGTCAGGAAGAGAAAACTTAAAAACTCAGTCCTGCATTTCACTCAAAAAGGCAAAGACCACACCACGGATTAAG TCATACAGAATACGTACACCACCTTCTACTGGAAAATCTGTGCCCTGGATTAAAACTGTCCTGGAATTTGACTCTACATCTGATAGCTCTGAACAACAGGATTTACTG AGTTTTCTTGTTGAAGGTGAGCCCAATGTTAAGAAGGCAGGTGATTATGGAATATCTATGCATCATCCAAAG AGTCCCACTGTGTCTAAATCCCCTGGGGTGGCTTTGAAACTGGCAGCAGTGAAAAGAATGAGAGATGCTGGATGGACAGCTGTAACCAGTGCAGAtatgaaaaagaagaaaaaagcatctGAAAAAATTTTTGCTTAG